A genomic segment from Stenotrophomonas maltophilia encodes:
- the nagA gene encoding N-acetylglucosamine-6-phosphate deacetylase gives MTDTRSLHGRILTPLGWRRGHVHFDSHVRQLQVDDHSGADDLQLPLILPGFIDLHVHGAAGVDLMQGGDVARTIARTHLRFGTTTLLATTMTAGLDEIEHALHGVAAAMAAPDADAASIVGVHLEGPFISPQRLGAQPNRTIEATLALVQQLHALAPIRVMTLAPEIGEHTALIPALSAMGIRVQLGHSAGTYEEGVAALQAGASGFTHLFNGMTGVDHYRPGIAAAALAHAQYAEIIPDLQHIHPGVIRLAARAIPRLYAVTDATAATGMPDGEYALGEQRVHKCGGCVRLATGSLAGSALTMDQALRNLVRVGLELADASQRVSTFPADYLGLGDRGRIAPDARADLVVLDAELRLQRVVIGGRVVDLN, from the coding sequence ATGACCGACACCCGCTCCCTGCACGGCCGCATCCTCACCCCGCTGGGTTGGCGGCGTGGCCACGTCCACTTCGATTCACATGTGCGCCAGCTGCAGGTGGATGACCACAGCGGCGCTGACGACCTGCAGCTGCCGCTGATCCTGCCCGGCTTCATCGACCTGCACGTGCATGGTGCGGCCGGCGTGGACCTGATGCAGGGTGGCGATGTCGCGCGCACCATCGCACGCACCCATCTGCGCTTCGGTACCACCACACTGCTGGCGACCACCATGACCGCCGGCCTGGACGAGATCGAGCACGCGCTGCACGGCGTCGCTGCGGCGATGGCGGCGCCCGATGCCGACGCCGCCAGCATCGTCGGCGTGCACTTGGAAGGACCGTTCATCAGCCCGCAGCGCCTGGGTGCACAGCCCAATCGTACGATCGAGGCGACGCTGGCGCTGGTTCAGCAGTTGCACGCGCTGGCGCCGATCCGGGTGATGACGCTGGCTCCGGAAATCGGCGAGCACACCGCACTGATACCCGCGCTTTCGGCAATGGGCATCCGCGTACAGCTCGGGCACAGCGCCGGCACCTATGAAGAGGGCGTGGCCGCGCTGCAGGCCGGTGCCTCCGGCTTCACTCACCTGTTCAACGGCATGACCGGCGTCGATCACTATCGCCCGGGCATCGCGGCGGCAGCACTGGCGCATGCACAGTACGCCGAGATCATTCCCGACCTGCAGCACATCCATCCCGGCGTGATCCGCCTGGCCGCGCGTGCGATTCCGCGCCTGTACGCAGTAACCGATGCCACCGCCGCCACCGGCATGCCCGACGGCGAGTACGCGCTGGGCGAGCAGCGCGTGCACAAGTGCGGCGGCTGCGTGCGACTGGCCACGGGTTCGCTGGCCGGCAGCGCCCTGACCATGGACCAGGCGCTGCGCAACCTGGTGCGCGTCGGCCTGGAGCTGGCCGACGCCTCGCAGCGCGTTTCCACCTTCCCGGCCGACTACCTGGGCCTGGGCGATCGCGGCCGCATCGCGCCCGACGCCCGCGCCGACCTGGTGGTGCTGGACGCCGAACTGCGCCTGCAGCGGGTGGTCATTGGCGGGCGCGTGGTCGATCTGAACTGA
- a CDS encoding D-tagatose-bisphosphate aldolase, class II, non-catalytic subunit has product MSPLQTLLASHRAGANVGLYSVCCSNEQVLRAAMHVALAHGTVLLIEATSNQVDQFGGYTGMTPPQYRDYVGTLADEEGFPRERLILGGDHLGPNAWQKRPAAEAMTHARVLIEAYVAAGFHKIHLDCSMSCADDPVPLPDAIVAARSAELAEIAERTAAEHGLPAPVYVIGTEVPIPGGEASLAEGLQVTTPAAAAQTLAIHQQAFDTPQLRDAWQRVIAMVVQPGVDFDHSSVHEYDAAAAGTLADFLEQQPRIVFEAHSTDYQRESGLHALVRDHFAILKVGPAATFAYREALFALAAIEAELLPAAQCSRLPQVLDEVMVAQPKYWQSYYQGDDAALRLLRSYSFSDRCRYYWGEPALVQAVQTLFANLEQHAPPLVLLSQYLPEQYRAVREGTLANTPTALVQHRIGLCLGEYARACSANQAGTRVQSAGSAASVLANG; this is encoded by the coding sequence ATGTCCCCGTTGCAGACCCTGCTTGCCTCCCACCGCGCCGGTGCCAACGTCGGCCTGTACAGCGTCTGCTGCAGCAACGAGCAGGTGCTGCGCGCGGCCATGCACGTGGCACTGGCACATGGCACCGTGCTGCTGATCGAGGCCACCTCCAACCAGGTCGACCAGTTCGGCGGCTACACCGGCATGACCCCGCCGCAGTACCGCGATTACGTGGGCACGCTGGCCGATGAAGAAGGCTTCCCGCGCGAGCGGCTGATCCTGGGCGGCGACCACCTCGGCCCGAATGCCTGGCAGAAGCGCCCGGCGGCCGAAGCGATGACCCACGCGCGCGTGCTGATCGAAGCCTACGTCGCCGCCGGTTTCCACAAGATCCATCTGGATTGCAGTATGTCCTGCGCCGACGATCCGGTGCCGCTGCCCGATGCCATCGTCGCCGCGCGTTCGGCTGAGCTGGCCGAGATCGCCGAACGCACCGCTGCCGAACATGGCCTGCCGGCGCCGGTCTACGTGATCGGTACCGAAGTGCCGATTCCCGGTGGCGAAGCCTCGCTGGCCGAGGGCCTGCAGGTGACCACGCCGGCCGCCGCCGCGCAGACCCTGGCCATCCACCAGCAGGCGTTCGACACGCCGCAGCTGCGAGATGCGTGGCAGCGCGTGATCGCGATGGTGGTGCAGCCCGGCGTGGACTTCGACCACAGCAGCGTGCACGAATACGACGCGGCCGCCGCCGGCACGCTGGCCGATTTCCTCGAACAGCAGCCGCGCATCGTGTTCGAAGCGCATTCCACCGACTACCAGCGCGAAAGCGGCCTGCACGCGCTGGTGCGCGACCACTTCGCGATCCTCAAGGTCGGGCCGGCGGCCACCTTCGCCTACCGCGAGGCGCTGTTCGCGCTGGCCGCGATCGAAGCCGAACTGCTGCCGGCCGCACAGTGCTCGCGTCTGCCGCAGGTGCTGGACGAGGTGATGGTGGCGCAGCCGAAGTACTGGCAGTCCTATTACCAGGGCGATGACGCCGCGCTGCGCCTGCTGCGCAGCTACTCCTTCAGCGACCGCTGCCGTTACTACTGGGGCGAGCCCGCGCTGGTGCAGGCGGTGCAGACCCTGTTCGCCAACCTGGAGCAGCACGCGCCGCCACTGGTGCTGCTCAGCCAGTATCTGCCGGAGCAGTACCGCGCCGTGCGTGAGGGCACGCTCGCCAACACCCCCACCGCACTGGTGCAGCACCGCATCGGCCTGTGCCTGGGCGAGTACGCCCGCGCCTGCAGCGCCAACCAGGCCGGAACCCGCGTGCAGAGCGCAGGTTCGGCTGCCAGCGTTCTTGCGAACGGCTAA
- a CDS encoding DeoR family transcriptional regulator: MRNTRSRRQQILQLLIEHGSVQVADLVERFGVSAVTIRADLTHFESQGLANRTHGGATLVRTPPQEQDIHEKDALNLPLKESIGGCAARLVQPGDNIIIDSGSTTMTLARHLRAHRDVTVMTNGLNIAWELANAPGINVLLTGGLLRQQSLSLQGSQAEASLNSYSFDTLFLGVDGLDLQFGLTTHDEAEARLNHRMVERARRIVVLTDASKFGRVSLHRIARLDQIHAIITDAGIDDATREGLQRLGIEVIIAEPPA; encoded by the coding sequence ATGCGCAACACCCGCTCCCGCCGGCAACAGATCCTGCAGTTGCTGATCGAGCACGGCTCGGTGCAGGTCGCCGATCTGGTCGAGCGCTTCGGCGTGTCGGCGGTGACCATCCGTGCCGACCTGACCCACTTCGAGTCGCAGGGCCTGGCCAACCGTACCCACGGCGGTGCCACCCTGGTGCGCACGCCGCCACAGGAACAGGACATCCACGAGAAGGACGCGCTGAACCTTCCGCTGAAGGAATCCATCGGCGGCTGTGCCGCGCGTCTGGTGCAGCCGGGCGACAACATCATCATCGACTCCGGCTCAACCACGATGACGCTGGCGCGCCACCTGCGCGCGCACCGCGACGTGACGGTGATGACCAACGGGCTGAACATTGCCTGGGAACTGGCCAACGCACCGGGCATCAACGTGCTGCTGACTGGCGGCCTGCTGCGCCAGCAGTCGCTGTCGCTGCAAGGCAGCCAGGCCGAAGCCAGCCTCAACTCGTACAGCTTCGACACCCTGTTCCTGGGCGTGGATGGCCTGGACCTGCAGTTCGGCCTGACCACCCACGACGAGGCCGAAGCCCGCCTCAACCACCGCATGGTCGAGCGCGCGCGCCGCATCGTGGTGCTGACCGACGCCTCCAAGTTCGGCCGCGTCAGCCTGCACCGCATCGCCCGCCTCGACCAGATCCACGCCATCATCACCGACGCCGGCATCGACGACGCAACCCGCGAAGGGCTGCAGCGGCTGGGCATCGAAGTGATCATCGCCGAGCCTCCCGCATGA
- a CDS encoding SecDF P1 head subdomain-containing protein, whose translation MRVALPLLLGAALVLAGCMPGATPGVLAGKDHAPRAGVDVRLSAVDADGKGSPAQWQGQTLALRDPPIAGSADIADVRYVQDSNGQPALQIRYRPEAHQRIHDGTAALVGQRAAISVDGRVLMVATVQGPFGETMMLSGLSSVAEARELAKHITGE comes from the coding sequence GTGAGGGTTGCGCTTCCGCTCCTGCTGGGCGCGGCGCTGGTGCTGGCCGGATGCATGCCGGGTGCCACGCCCGGTGTGCTGGCAGGCAAGGATCATGCGCCGCGCGCCGGCGTGGATGTGCGCCTGAGTGCGGTCGATGCGGACGGCAAGGGCTCCCCGGCGCAGTGGCAGGGCCAGACCCTGGCGTTGCGTGATCCGCCGATTGCCGGCAGTGCGGACATTGCCGATGTGCGCTACGTGCAGGACTCGAATGGGCAACCGGCATTGCAGATCCGCTATCGGCCAGAAGCCCATCAGCGCATCCACGATGGTACGGCAGCGCTGGTCGGCCAGCGTGCGGCGATCAGCGTGGATGGCCGCGTGCTGATGGTGGCGACGGTGCAGGGGCCGTTCGGTGAAACGATGATGCTGAGCGGGCTGTCCAGCGTTGCAGAGGCGCGGGAGCTGGCGAAGCACATCACTGGCGAATGA
- a CDS encoding MFS transporter, translated as MTAAAAPAVPASTAPRWPVRYLLFIGGLGGLLYGIDIGIIAGALPYLEATASHAWQLSSQQLGFVVAAVLLGSVLSSLFAGMVADLIGRRGAMLLAGLLFTASIPIMALASGYTPLLLGRLLQGVSGGLIGVVVPLYLAEVLSPERRGRGAAMFQLLLTIGLVLAALIGLYHAHAVDAAAEAVRSLPLGQQAQELFTVKDHAWRTIFWSCLAPGLLFCAGIFWLSESPRWLVRRGRVDDARRSLQRVLPAAQVEPTLAQIQAPESSSNDGKRDPLLSRRYVVPFVLACVVLACTQATGINSVLAYAVNILNQAGLSGSVANGADVAIKLLNAVMTVVALLLVDRKGRKFLLMLGSGGICVALLAAATLFFQAERGRADVQPHLQAAVSGDSLQLVLDDAQWQRLGGGIDSEGRPMQLTVSYAYGDFTNVRALRSDSLTDRELRIERAGTVQPDSVIGAFFRKLHLNPFADPAKAAQAPLHIEQARIGPVPPPAHGWAVAACILVFVAFFAVGPGVCVWLALSELMPNRIRSNGMSIALLINQFVSTTIAAIFLPTVGHYGYASMFVFWAACTFVFFLVAAFWLPETKGKSLEEIEARFAR; from the coding sequence ATGACCGCAGCCGCCGCACCTGCCGTACCCGCTTCCACCGCTCCGCGCTGGCCCGTACGCTACCTGCTCTTCATCGGCGGCCTCGGTGGCCTGTTGTACGGCATCGACATCGGCATCATCGCCGGTGCCCTGCCCTATCTTGAAGCCACCGCCAGCCACGCGTGGCAGCTCAGCAGCCAGCAACTCGGCTTCGTGGTGGCGGCGGTACTGCTGGGCAGCGTGTTGTCGTCGCTGTTCGCCGGCATGGTCGCCGACCTGATCGGCCGCCGCGGCGCGATGCTGCTGGCCGGCCTGCTGTTCACCGCCTCGATTCCGATCATGGCGCTGGCCTCGGGGTATACACCGCTGCTGCTGGGCCGCCTGCTGCAGGGTGTCAGTGGTGGCCTGATCGGCGTGGTGGTGCCGCTGTACCTGGCCGAAGTGCTCAGCCCCGAGCGACGTGGACGCGGTGCGGCGATGTTCCAGCTGCTGCTGACCATCGGCCTGGTGTTGGCCGCACTGATCGGGCTGTACCACGCACATGCGGTGGATGCCGCCGCCGAAGCCGTGCGCTCGCTGCCGCTGGGGCAGCAGGCGCAGGAGCTGTTCACGGTGAAGGACCACGCCTGGCGCACCATCTTCTGGAGCTGCCTGGCCCCAGGCCTGCTGTTCTGCGCCGGCATCTTCTGGCTGTCCGAATCGCCGCGCTGGCTGGTGCGCCGCGGCCGCGTCGACGACGCCCGCCGCAGCCTGCAGCGGGTGCTGCCTGCGGCGCAGGTGGAACCCACCCTTGCACAGATCCAGGCACCGGAGTCGAGCAGCAACGATGGCAAGCGTGACCCGCTGCTCAGCCGCCGCTACGTGGTCCCGTTCGTGCTGGCCTGCGTGGTGCTGGCCTGCACCCAGGCCACCGGCATCAACTCGGTGCTGGCCTACGCGGTGAACATCCTCAACCAGGCCGGCCTGTCCGGCTCGGTCGCCAACGGCGCCGACGTGGCGATCAAGCTGCTCAACGCGGTGATGACCGTGGTCGCGCTGCTGCTGGTCGACCGCAAGGGCCGCAAGTTCCTGCTGATGCTCGGCAGCGGCGGCATCTGCGTGGCCCTGCTGGCCGCCGCCACCCTGTTCTTCCAGGCCGAGCGCGGCCGTGCCGACGTGCAGCCGCACCTGCAGGCCGCAGTCAGCGGCGACAGCCTGCAGCTGGTGCTGGACGACGCACAGTGGCAGCGCCTGGGCGGTGGCATCGACAGCGAAGGCCGGCCGATGCAGCTGACCGTGTCGTACGCCTACGGTGACTTCACCAATGTGCGCGCCCTGCGCAGCGACAGCCTGACCGACCGCGAGCTGCGCATCGAGCGTGCCGGGACCGTGCAGCCGGACAGTGTGATCGGCGCGTTCTTCCGCAAGCTGCATCTGAACCCGTTCGCCGACCCGGCCAAGGCCGCGCAGGCACCGCTGCACATCGAGCAGGCACGCATCGGCCCGGTGCCGCCGCCGGCCCACGGCTGGGCGGTGGCCGCCTGCATCCTGGTGTTCGTCGCGTTCTTCGCGGTCGGCCCCGGCGTCTGCGTGTGGCTGGCGCTGTCGGAGCTGATGCCCAACCGCATCCGCTCCAATGGCATGAGCATCGCGCTGCTGATCAACCAGTTCGTGTCCACCACCATCGCCGCGATCTTCCTGCCGACGGTGGGCCACTACGGCTATGCCAGCATGTTCGTGTTCTGGGCGGCATGCACCTTCGTGTTCTTCCTGGTGGCCGCATTCTGGCTGCCGGAGACCAAGGGCAAATCCCTAGAGGAGATCGAAGCTCGCTTTGCCCGGTAG